The Haloarcula rubripromontorii genomic interval GCTGCGGACAAAGGATACGACTGGATGGATTTACGCGACAAACTCCGCGAAGAGGGCGTGAGACCGCTGATCAAACATCGTGAGTTCCGACCCATCGATCACGCGCACAACGCGCGGATCGATGGGCCTCGATACCGCCAACGAGCGATGTGTGAGACCGTCTTCTCCACGATCAAGCGCACGCTCGGCGACGCCGTGCGTGCGCGAACTTGGTACGGTGAATTTCGTGAACTCGTCCTGATGTGTGCGGTTCACAACATCAAGCAATCTCTAAAACAGTGAAATCGAACCACGTCTGGCGATTCACCACGGCCATATATTCATAAGGTTGTCAAGATATCTCAGCGGTACGTATCCCGGGGACATGACGAGGATCGGGTCCGTTCGGAGATGGAACAGTGTCTGTGCCACACAGTAGGCGGCCTCTCCCCTGCGGAGCGCGCTCTACTTTTTTTACCATGGGGTTACATTCTTGATACGTAACTGGATGATCAGACGCGAGCTATGACAATCGATCAATTAGAGGCGTACGGACTTGAGCGGATGGACGACGAGGAGATCCAGGAGTTTCTCGCCACACACTCAACCGGCGTCCTCGGGCTTCCGACAACAGATGTTCCGTATCTGCTGCCGCTATCGTACGGCTTCGACGATGGGGCGTGTCTCTACTTCACGTATCTGCTGGGCGAGTCGAGTCAGAAAGCGGAACTAACTGAGCGGGCCGGCCGCGGCCGGTTTCTCGTTTACGAGATCGACACCGCGTTTGAGTGGCAGAGCGTGATGCTTGCCGGGGATATCAACAGTGTCCCAGAAGACGAGTGGGGGGAGATTACGGCGATGACACAAAACGCCTGGCGACCCAATACGCTCCAGACGGCCACCACGTCCGGCGGCGTCGCGCTTTACGAATTCGAGATAACGGACCTCGCCGGAATCAAGCAGACCGGATTGGCGCCCGACTTTCGGGAGAACATCGAGCCGTGACTGTCGGTTGCTCGTGGTACCCGGACGACAGTACTGAAATGACGATGATCCTGCCCCAGTAGAAACTGGCAGATTCCGCTGTGGACGGCCGCTACGTGTAATGTGGAGTTACTAACTGAGGACTGTCAGTAGATTGAAATAGGATGGGCACCCTTCGTCTAGTATGTACGACACGATTGTGGTTGCCATCGACGGCAGTGCTGATGCGAACCGCGCGACGACCCACGCAATTGAACAGGCCGAGCAGCACGGTGCAAAGCTTCACGCCGTTTTCGTCGTCGACACGGATCGGCACTCCGAACCGGCCCTGAGCAGTATGGAACTTGAGACGATCGAGATCGAGGAGTGGGGGAACGATGAGCTGGCAGAAGTCGCCGAAAGAGGCGACGCAGTTGACGTCGAGGTGACCACTCGATGCTGCCACGGGAAACCGTACGTGGAGATTATCAGCTACGCAGACGAAGTCGACGCCGATCTGATCGTGCTCGGCTACCACGGCCATTCTCACAGCAAAGGCAACCAGATCGGCAGTGTGACAGACCGGGTTGTCCAGAACGCGGGGCGGCCGGTGCTGGTGGCTACCTGAGAAGGCGACAGACCCGTTCGAACAGGGATTCGTCGGCGGAGGTGTGTCTGAGTCCATCCGTATAAGATTCAGCCGAACACCGCCGGCGACCGAAACCGATTCCAGTGCTACTGCTCGAAACAGACTATTGAGAGATGCTCCAACCGACGGCTGACTGGATCGGTCCCGGTCAATCTGCAGTGTTAATCGCCGTACTGGGCCTCGCTACACTCGGAACGCTGGCGCTGTTTGTCGTCGCAGCAGTCAGTACACGCCGACGCCGGTCACGGCCGTACGTGCTGTTGACCGTCGCTATCGGGTTACTGGTCGTCCGGTCCGTGGTCGGCATCGGGACCGTTCTCGGTGTCGTCCCAATGGTCGTACACCACCTCACTGAGCACGGGTTCGACTTCCTGATCGCGCTGCTGGTACTGAGTGCGATCTATTCAGTCGCGCCGCCGAGCGTCCCCGACTGACCGGCGTTTCGACGGTCGCACCATGAACCATTTGGTGTCGTTCAGTGTACTACCTCGTATGTCCAAACATACGACAGGGTTCACACGGCGATGCTTCTTAGCCGGGGCTGGGACTGTGGCAGTCGTCTCGCTTTCGGGGTGTCTGGGAACCAGTGAGGAGATGGACCCGGTCAGCATCGAAAGCGGCCAGAACTGTGACCAGTGTGGAATGGTTATCGACCAGCACCCGGGACCAACTGGCCAAACGTACTATCAGAACAATTCGCCCGAGGGCCACGACCCGCCGGCACGGTTCTGCAGTACGACCTGCACGTATCGCCACCGGTTCGCCAAAGAACAGTCGGGGTGGACGCCCGCGGAAACGTTCCTCACCGACTACAGTACAGTTGACTACGAGACCCGGACCGACGGGGGAAAGACAATCATCTCCCGACATCCGGGGCGAGAAGCCTTCGCTTCGACGGAAAGCCTCACCGTCGTCGCGAACTCCGAGGTAGAGGGTGCGATGGGGACCGCTATCGTTCCGTTTAGCAACAGCGGGGACGCCGCGTCGTTTGCCGAAGAGTACGGCGGTCAGACACTTCCCGCGGATGAGATATCGCGGGAACTGGTCGGCGGGATGTAGGCGAGTTCCCACGCGGTGAGAACGTTCGATACCCTGTTGTCTCGGTGGGTGGAACGCTGTCTTGAAAACAATGTCCACGGTTACTGAGCAAGTGCGCTCCCACGTCGAGTCTAAACCGGGAGTTCATTTTAACGCGCTTGCAGCAGACCTCGATATCGCGACCGGACAGGCACAGTATCACCTGCGGAAACTGCGCCGTGCCGGCGATATCGTCGCCGAAGAGATTCAGGGTAAAACACACTATTACAGCCGGGAGTACGACCCCTGGGAGCGGCGTGTACTCGCCTTTGCCCGGCGGGAGACTGCGCGGACGATTCTCTTGCATCTTCTGGAAGCGGAGTCCCTGTCAGCAGACGAACTGACCGACCGGCTGGGCGTCGCCCGGAGTACGGTCTCCTGGCACGTTTCGGCACTGGCCGACGCAGAGATACTCGAGAAGTCGTACGGTGACCGGGGTCGTGTCGTCGTGACCCTGACTGACCCGGACGAGACACAGCGGCTGCTTTCGGCGGTTCGCCCGTCGCTTACGGACCGTCTTATCGACCGGTTCACGCGGCTGGTCGACGAAGGGCTCGCGGCCGCGACAGACGACGGCTGAACTCAGGCCGCATCCGTCGCAAGCATCGCCCCCACAAACGTGAGTCCCCACCAGAACAGCAACGAGAGGGCGGCGACCCACGTCGGGACGAACGCC includes:
- a CDS encoding transposase, with amino-acid sequence AADKGYDWMDLRDKLREEGVRPLIKHREFRPIDHAHNARIDGPRYRQRAMCETVFSTIKRTLGDAVRARTWYGEFRELVLMCAVHNIKQSLKQ
- a CDS encoding pyridoxamine 5'-phosphate oxidase family protein; protein product: MTIDQLEAYGLERMDDEEIQEFLATHSTGVLGLPTTDVPYLLPLSYGFDDGACLYFTYLLGESSQKAELTERAGRGRFLVYEIDTAFEWQSVMLAGDINSVPEDEWGEITAMTQNAWRPNTLQTATTSGGVALYEFEITDLAGIKQTGLAPDFRENIEP
- a CDS encoding universal stress protein, which gives rise to MYDTIVVAIDGSADANRATTHAIEQAEQHGAKLHAVFVVDTDRHSEPALSSMELETIEIEEWGNDELAEVAERGDAVDVEVTTRCCHGKPYVEIISYADEVDADLIVLGYHGHSHSKGNQIGSVTDRVVQNAGRPVLVAT
- a CDS encoding DUF7471 family protein, with translation MLQPTADWIGPGQSAVLIAVLGLATLGTLALFVVAAVSTRRRRSRPYVLLTVAIGLLVVRSVVGIGTVLGVVPMVVHHLTEHGFDFLIALLVLSAIYSVAPPSVPD
- a CDS encoding nitrous oxide reductase accessory protein NosL; protein product: MSKHTTGFTRRCFLAGAGTVAVVSLSGCLGTSEEMDPVSIESGQNCDQCGMVIDQHPGPTGQTYYQNNSPEGHDPPARFCSTTCTYRHRFAKEQSGWTPAETFLTDYSTVDYETRTDGGKTIISRHPGREAFASTESLTVVANSEVEGAMGTAIVPFSNSGDAASFAEEYGGQTLPADEISRELVGGM
- a CDS encoding winged helix-turn-helix transcriptional regulator, with the protein product MSTVTEQVRSHVESKPGVHFNALAADLDIATGQAQYHLRKLRRAGDIVAEEIQGKTHYYSREYDPWERRVLAFARRETARTILLHLLEAESLSADELTDRLGVARSTVSWHVSALADAEILEKSYGDRGRVVVTLTDPDETQRLLSAVRPSLTDRLIDRFTRLVDEGLAAATDDG